Genomic DNA from Leptolyngbyaceae cyanobacterium:
ACCTCAAAGTTGGTGACATTCTGCTCCACAGTAGACTGAGTTGCTACTTGCGTTACTTTTCCCTGAAAATTTTTACCTGGATAAGCATCTACTTCGATCGCGACATTCTGCCCGACTTTGATTTGAGGGATACTGGTTTCGGCAACTTTAGCCACGACTTGATTTTCCGATGCCAACGCCAAAATCGATGATGAAGTGGCAGAAGAAACGGAACTGCTAGAAGTAGTGGGCGTCACGAAAGAACCTGGATCTGCGTATTTACGAGTCACTACGCCATTAAAAGGAGCGCGAATCACTGTATCGCTACGTTGGGACTCAACGGTTTGTATTGCTCCTTGGGCGCTCATTACTTGGGCGCGTGCTTGGGCAATTTCTTCCGGGCGCGATCCGGCTTTCTGGAGGTTTAGTGCTTCTTGGGCTTGTTTGACTTGCGCTCTCGCTTGGGCAATTTCTTCCGAACGCGCCCCGGCTTTTTGGAGTGATAGTGCTTCTTGGGCTTGTTTCACCTGCGCTCTAGCTTGGGCGATTTCTTCTTGGCGAGTACCGGAACGTTGGAGGTTAAGGGCTTCTTGGGCTTGCTTTACCTGCGCTCTAGCTTGGGCGATTTCTTCCGGACGTGCCCCCGATCGCTGTAAGTTAAGGGCTTGCTGGGCTTGTTGTACTTGTGCTTTAGCGCTGTCATAAGCACTACGGGAGTTTTCTACTTCCCGCAGAGCGATCGCACCTGCTTTATATAATTGTTGATTTTGATTAAAAGTAAATTCTGCTTGCCGTAAACTGGCTTGTGCCGAGGCTAGTTGGGCTTGGGCTTGGGCAATTTCTTGGGGACGATTTCCGGCTAAAAGGCGATCGAGATTTGCTTGCGCCGATGTTAATTGCGCTTCTGCTTGAGCAATTTCTTGGGGACGGTTACCTGCTAAAAGACGATCGAGATTTGCTTGCGCTGATGTTAATTGCGCTTCTGCTTGAGCAATTTCCTGGGGACGGTTACCTGCTAAAAGGCGATCGAGATTTGCTTGCGCCGATGTTAATTGCGCTTCTGCTTGAGCAATTTCTTGAGGACGATTTCCCGCTAAAAGGCGATCGAGATTTGCTTGGGCTGATGTTAATTGCGCTTTAGCTTGGGTGATTTGTCCTTGCAGGTTGGAATCATCCATATATGCCAGAATTTGCCCTTCTTTAACCACATCCCCCTCCTTAACTAGCAACTGTTTGAGCACTCCGGAGTTCTTAGGGCTGACGTTAACTGCTCTTTCTGGCTGCACCGTTCCATTAGCAGAAATCTTAATTGGTAAATTCATTCGTTCCACCGCCACCGTCTGCACTCGCCGTCTTGCTTCTTGCTGCGGTGCGATCGTCAATTGACGATAAACTAAATAACCTCCCCCTCCTAATCCCCCCAAAACAAGTAATCCAATGAGCCATTTCCTAAGATTCTGTTTAACAGAGTCTTTGGTAGAAAGCTTCCAAGTCACGGTTTGCGGTGAATCGAGTTTCATAAAAAAAAGAATTCAGAATTCAGAATAGAGGAGTCAGAATTTTTCCTATTTCCTGCTCGTGCATTCTGAATTCTGACTCCTATTGGTCAATTATTTTTGGGGAAAGGAGACGGGGATGGGGGGATGGGGAGATGGGGAGGTGGATAAAATTAATTTTCAGACTTCAGACTTCATCCTTTATCCTTCATTAAGATTGTTGTTGACTGCCCCCTTGTTGACGGCGTTGCATCCGTTGCTGGCGCATTTGTTCCATTTGTTGCCGTTGCTCAGGGGTCAGGACAGCTTCCATTCTCCGCTTTGCATCCTCGCGAACTTGTCTCATTCTAGCTTTTTGGTCTTCGGTAAGAGTTATATTGGGACGTTGCCGTTGCTCGCGCGCTACCCGCATTTGTTCTTTTTGTTCGGCTGTTAGAATGGCATCCATCTGCTGGCGAGTAGATTGTCGGATTTGATCTAGTTGCGTTCTTTGCGCGTCAGTCAGCCCTGGAATTCTGCCAAAACCTCTGCCTCCTCTCCTTCCACCTTCTGGTTTTCCGCCTGGTGGAGGTGCATCTTGTGCTATTAGGTTAGACTGATTGGCTGTTGTCTTGTCTGGAATGGTAACAGCAAAAGCACCAATCAGAAGAGGTACGGCAGATAGTAGTAGTAGCCGATTAATCCGCATAACAATCACTCTCCTTGGAGTTGTGAATGGGAAGTTGTCTATGTTTTTGATTAAAATCTGCCAATATGACAATAAAGTTGGTGTGTTAATTACATTTTTGTAATTTTTCTTGAGCGAGATTCGATCGTAAATTTATAGATATCTTGTAAAAATACGATCGCTAACCTAAGACGAGACAGTGCAAGAAGATAAGCCAGTTATCTTGTTTCCCTCTTTCTTTCCCTTTCCCTTTCCCTCTCCCTCTCCCTACCCATGCACATCTTGTACGTTGAAGACGAAGCAAAAATCGCGAACTTTGTCCGTACTGGCTTGAAAGAGCAAGGTTTTGTGGTTGATTACTGCGAAAATGGCGATGAAGGTTATGCTCGTGCGATCGATAACGATTATGATGTCATCGTACTTGACATCATGCTGCCGGGAAAAGACGGATTATCGATCCTGAAGAACTTGCGACAAGCAAAGCGGAACGTACCCATAATTTTACTTACCGCACGGAATGAATTAGACGATCGCATTGCTGGTTTAAATCTCGGTGCAGATGACTATTTATCTAAGCCATTTTTTGTGGAAGAGTTGGTGGCTCGCATTCATGCGGTAGTGCGTCGAACTTCTGGAGAACGGCAAAACCTGCTGGCTGTTGGGCCGATTCAACTCGATCGCATTACGCGAGAAGTTACCTGCCATCAGCATACTGTAGAATTGACTACTCGCGAATTCAATCTCTTAGAATATCTGATGCGTTCTCCCGGACGAGTTTTTACTCGCACCCAAATTTTAGAGCACGTTTGGGGTTATGATTTCAATCCTAATACGAATGTGGTTGATGTGTGCATTCAACGCATTCGGAAAAAAATCGACTCCTCAGAGGGATCGAGTTGGATCGAAAGCGTGCGAGGTGTTGGTTATCGTTTTCGTAATTTGAATGTTTAGATTTTGCCCATAAGCTTCTTGCAAAACTATTAGGCGTAAATTTTTACCACAGATGAAACACAGATAAACACAGATAAACACAGATGTCGGCGATAGCCTTGCCGTAGGCTACATAGATATAGGTTGCCACTTTACTGTGAGGTCAACAATTAATTTTTAATGTTTTAATGGAAGTAAATGATACAGCAAATTCTAGTTACGTGAGGTACAGGATATAAACCCGGTTTCTTCAAGAAACCGGGTTTATGTTACCAGGTATGTATATTTCATTTACTTGGAAAGCTCTGTATCATAATTTGCTTGATTTTTCAGTTATTCTTTGACAAATAGGAATTTTAATGGCAAATTCTGCTCCTTCTCCATCTGCTGAAATACATTCTATTTCTCCTTGGTGAAGATCGACTACGATTTGATAACTAACTGCCAATCCCAGTCCCGTACCTTTTCCGACTGCTTTTGTGGTAAAAAATGGATCGAATAACCGTTTTTGTACTTCTTCTGTGATGCCAATTCCATTATCAACAATGCGAATTACTGCGCGATCGTTGATTACTTCTGTATAAATTTGAATGGTTGGCATTTTTTCCAGCGGATTGTTGGCGAAGCGTGATTCCAAAGAGTCGATCGCATTTGTCAAAATTTGTAAAAACACCTGATTTAACTGTCCTGGATAACATTCAACAGGTGGCAGATTTCCGTAGTTTAAAATCGTTTGAATTTCTGGATAATCGGCATTATCTTTGAGGCGGCTTTGTAAAATCGCTAGCGTGCTATCAATTCCGGCGTGAATATCGACGGTTTTAATTTCTGCTTCATCTAATCGAGAGAAGGAACGCAAAGATATGACGATCTCGCGAATGCGTTCTGTTCCCGATTTCATTGACTCCAGTAACTTTGGCAGATCTCGTAACAGAAAATCTAAATCGATATCTTCAATTGATTGCTGAATAGTAGGAGTGGCTTCTGGAAATGCTTGTTGATATTCTTCGAGTAGTTGTAAAAGTGATTGAAAGTAATTTAAAGCGTGTTGTAAATTGCCATCAATGAAACTAACTGGATTGTTAATTTCATGGGCGATTCCCGCTACAAGCTGACCGAGAGAAGACATTTTTTCGCTCTGGATCAGATGGACTTGAGTTTGTCGTAATTCTTGTAAAGTTTGTTGCAGTTGTTGCGCTCGCTCTTTTAAATTTACTTCCGATTCCCGCAAAGCATTTTCCGATTTCTGACGGTGAGTAATTTCTTCATAAATTTGCCGATACATCTTCTCAAATGCTGCAATCACCTCTTTTAATTCATCTGAAATATGATAGACAGATGACTGAAATTTTGGTATAGATGAATTATTTGTTACTGACTCGCCAGCTACTAATAAATCGCGTCTCAGTAAAAGAATGGGATTGATTACCAGCAAACTCAAAACAATCATTGTGGTGATTGTAACAAAGACTGAAATTAATAATACCAATCCAGTAATTCGCCAAATGAAAGCTTGCAGTTCTTGCCCGATGTGAGAACTGTCGTATCGCAAAATTAGGATATATTTTTTACCAGAAAGAGAAAGCGATCGCGCTACATCGAATCGGATACCGTTCCAATTTTCTCGCTGCCATATCCCCGATCTGTTGACTAAAGATAATGATAATTCTGGGGATTCGCCAAACTCGCCCACTAAATCTCCGTTTGGGCGATATAACTTACCGCCCAAAACAGCAGAAACTCGTTCTAATTGCTGAATATGAGCGAAAACTTCCTTATCGCTAGAATTACCGCTGTAAAGCTGGATTACTTCTACTTTGCCATCGACAATCTCTGAGAGCTGAGACAGCAACTCTTGCTTGCGCCTGTAAACTGAAGGAACGAGGATAATTGCTTCCACCACCACGATGCTGACAAATACCCAAAACACGATGCGTTGGGATAGGCGGGCGGAAAAAATGGGCAGAAGCGATCGCAATTTATCCCTCATGCCTTTTTGAATCAAAATGGACTCATCTTTGTTAAGTCCCGATGATAACCTTTTCTCCAGTCGGTTGGTCGATTTCCCGGTCTGGTTCAATTGTAACCACAACTTTGGTTGTTCCTCCCCATTTATCTAATGGCAGTTGCAAAAATACTTGTCCTTTCTCATTCGGCTGAAATTCTGCACAAGACATCTTTTTACCATTCACAAATGCCCACATCCGATAAACTTTACCCTTTGGTAAAGAAGGCACATCTTGAAGTAGTAAAATAGCGGTATCGGTGCGGGGTGCGATCACCAAACTACCAGAGGATGAAGGCATCGAATCCATTCCTCTGAGATTGAGAAATCGTTTATTTGGTTGGCGCAACAAATTGACGACTTCTCGATAGCGGGATAATTCTTGATGGGATGTGACTAAGTTTTCTTGACCGATTCGATCGAGAGTTGCTCTGGCTGTTTTCAATTCTCCATCTAAACGTTGATTTTCTGAGTTTGCGATCGCTAATTTTTGATGCAGTCGGTAAGTTTCAATTCCCAAACCAGCTACTAAAATAGCCGCTAAACTTCCCCATGCTACAGCCAATTTCCATTTATGGCTTCCGATCCAATGATTAAATTTAGATTTAGATTTAGATATTTCAGCAGAATTAGGATCTCGTGCAGCTTGCAGAATTCGCGATCGCAAATTTTCAGGGGGTTTGGCAGAAGGGAGAGAAAGCGGAAGTAATGCTAAGGTAGACTGAAGATGATGCACTTCAGCTGCCAGATTCGGATCGCTCTCGATCAGTTGATAAACTCGCGCAGCTTCTTCCGGAGTGAGGTCGCCAAGAACGTAACCTGCTAACAAATGTTCTAATTGTTCGGAATGTTCGAGGGGTTCCATCGTTACTCCACCAAATCTTTTAACAGTTGTCTCAGCTTTAGTAATCCCTGGCGCGATCGCGTTTTTACCGTTCCCAATGGAATATTTAGCTGTTGAGTAATTTCTGATTGGCTAAGTCCATCATAGTAAGCCATTTCTAACACCTGCCGTTGGTTTTCAGGTAATGTTTGCAAGGCTTCAGAAACACGATGGGAAAGCTCTTTTAGGGAAGCGTGTTCCATTGGTACATCGGAAGCATCGATCGGGCTACTGCGTTTGAAGCGTTGCAAAAGTTGTTGTTGCGATCGCGCTTGATGTAAGCGGTTGATGGCTCGCGATCTGGTCATTGTTAATAGAAACACCAGTACCGCACCCCGATTCGGATCGTAACTTCCCGTCCGCCAAAAAGTGAGAAATACCTCTTGAGTCAAGTCTTCTGCTTCCTGTGCATTGCTCAAAATCCGCAATGCCAAACGGTAAACAGCTTCCCCATAACGATTGTAAAGAATTCCCAAGGCAGACAGGTCACCGGATTGCAAAGCTCGAATAAGCTCGGTATCTGAGCGATCGCTAAGTGTCATGTTAGAAGAACCAGCGAATTCCACTGACCACATAGTATCCCCCTGCCAACATCAACGTAGCACTACCCAAGCGAATCACCCAGTCGGAATGATGCAGCAACACTCGACTTTGTTTGACAAAACCTGTAAACAAACTGGAAAGGAAGATGATCGCCGTATAGCCCAAGGCATAACTTACCATTGTCATTACGCTGAGAAATTGGGAATTGGTGGCAGCAGCGGCAGCTAAAACGGCAAACAAAACTGGACTAGCGCAAGGGGAACTGACGAGAGCAAAAGTTAAACCGACAGCGTATGGCCCATTTAAGGGTAAAGAAATTTGTGCGGATGGTAAGGGTAGATGAATCAGTCCGGCAAAACTGAATCCCATCACTAAAATGATTGCACCGACAATCAGATGTACCACACCCTTAAAATCGACAATAATTGTAGTAGCAAATGAGGAAAGCAACCCAAATAAACTTAATACCGTCACTGCGCCCAAAACGAATAATCCCGCTTTGCGAAAAGCATCCCAACGAGAGGTAATTTTCAGCGTGCCGATATAGCTCAAATTGACTGGCAAAAGTGCCAAAATGCAGGGAGAAAAACTGGCTAGCAATCCTCCTAAAAATGCTAAAGATATTAGAACGACCGGGTTGCTGGTGTTGCGTTGCTCGAACCACTGCTGATAGCTATTTTCAATTAAAGAAATTATGCGATCGACTCCGCTAGAAAGTTCACTAAATCGATTAGCAATCAGAATCAACAGTACCGTGCCAACAAACAAAAATGCAGGAAAAATCCACTTGTGTAAACGTCGCCATCCCAAATCATCTGTGTTCATCTGTGTTCATCTGTGGTAAAAATATCTACCGATCTAAACCAGAACAAGAAAAGCAATTTTTGTTAAATTCGGAGTTGCAAGAGTCAGAATTGATAATTATTCTATCTTCTGAATTCTGACTCCTAAACTTATTTCTTCGCCATCTGAGAGATCGCAGTATCGAGAACTGCTTTGTAATCCGCTTGGTTGGGATTATTGCGGAATTGTTTAAGAATCGTGCCAGTTGCGGGATCGATAATGGCAACCATTGAGGTTTGAGATTTATTTGCTGCTAAGAATTCGCTTAAACCTAATTGTCTGGCTTTTGCTTCTGCTGCTTGAGTGGTATTGCGATCGGTTACGTCAAATACAACGAAATGTGCTTTATCTCGATACTCTTGTTTCAGTCGAGATAAAGTAGGAGCAATATTTTTACATCCAGCACACCAAGTTGCATAAATATCAACTACTACGGGTTTTCCTTGTAATTCCTGTGCTAAAGGTTTTGCTGTTGCCGCAGCTACACGAATTTCTCTGGCATTACTCACTTCTGAGATTGACACATTTAATATTGTCGTTACACCAAGGATGGCAACGATGCTACCGATACCCAAACTCAATAGTGAAAATGGTTTGAAATGGCTTTTCATAGTTTACCTCAATGGTTATTACTAAAGTTGATTCCCTGTTATAGGTACGCTGGAGTGTTCTGCAACAAGTGGGGGACTTGTGGCAAAATTAGCTACCTGTTTGGGGATTTAACTTATATACAAAGCTGAGGCGAAATTGGATTTATTTTTTTTAGGAATTAGGCAAAATAACCAAATATCAAGGGTTGTAGGGGTGGGTATTGACTCCAGGGGCTGACCCCTCCCCAACCCCTCCCCTGCAAGGAGAGGGGCTTTCCGGCTCCCCCTTCCCTACCCCCCTTTTTAAGGGGGCAGGGGGGTTAGGTTGATTAGGTTTTCAGAAGTCGCCAACTGTATCATTGATTTCCGGGCGGGCTCGCAACCGCAGGTGCAAGATGTGTCACCCAGAACGTCTATAGTTTCGCGCTTTTAGCCCGATCCGATAAATTTTCTCCCTCTGCTTGACTCTCCACTTAACTGGAGAGTTTAAGATAAAATGGACAATTTAATTTAGTAGAGAAGAGATTTAGTATGTTAGCCCAAGAACCGCTGAAACTGATTGGTTCAGTTGCTAGAGAAAGCGGCGTACCAATTAAAACCATTCGCTATTATGAGGAGTTAGGTTTACTCAAACCCTCAGATAGAACAGAGGGTAAGTATAGATTATTTGATTCTGATGTTTTGAATCGCTTGAGATTTATCAAACGCGCTCAAAAACTTGGGCTAACTTTAGCAGAAATTAAGGAATTTTTGAATATTCACGATCGGGGAGATTTGCCCTGCGATCGCGTAAAAGTTAAGCTGCAAAATCAGTTACAAGCCATAGATGAGCAGATTCAACAACTACTCATGCTGAAACTTCAGTTAGAAGGGCTACTTTCCGATTCTGAAACAATTAATCAGACGATCGAGGAAACTATTTGCCCGATTATTGAAAGCGCTTAAACAATTGAATAGATCGGGAAGAATCTAAAAGCTGAAGCATGAAAATATTTTTAGTTCAGTTTCAATTGCTAAAAGTTAGGGCATTTATTTGTTTATCGTCATGATGTAGAGGTAACATGAAAAGCCAAAAACAATTTATTTACGCATCATTATTGCTAAT
This window encodes:
- a CDS encoding biotin/lipoyl-binding protein, whose protein sequence is MKLDSPQTVTWKLSTKDSVKQNLRKWLIGLLVLGGLGGGGYLVYRQLTIAPQQEARRRVQTVAVERMNLPIKISANGTVQPERAVNVSPKNSGVLKQLLVKEGDVVKEGQILAYMDDSNLQGQITQAKAQLTSAQANLDRLLAGNRPQEIAQAEAQLTSAQANLDRLLAGNRPQEIAQAEAQLTSAQANLDRLLAGNRPQEIAQAEAQLTSAQANLDRLLAGNRPQEIAQAQAQLASAQASLRQAEFTFNQNQQLYKAGAIALREVENSRSAYDSAKAQVQQAQQALNLQRSGARPEEIAQARAQVKQAQEALNLQRSGTRQEEIAQARAQVKQAQEALSLQKAGARSEEIAQARAQVKQAQEALNLQKAGSRPEEIAQARAQVMSAQGAIQTVESQRSDTVIRAPFNGVVTRKYADPGSFVTPTTSSSSVSSATSSSILALASENQVVAKVAETSIPQIKVGQNVAIEVDAYPGKNFQGKVTQVATQSTVEQNVTNFEVKMSLDDPEKVLRAGMNVNVEFQVGTLDNALVVPTVAIVRQEQGTGVFVPRQDSDRPRFKRITTGATVEDKTVVLSGLEEGDKVLISFPQGERRPTRTPSMMPGMGPPGGGGGGRRRG
- a CDS encoding Spy/CpxP family protein refolding chaperone; protein product: MRINRLLLLSAVPLLIGAFAVTIPDKTTANQSNLIAQDAPPPGGKPEGGRRGGRGFGRIPGLTDAQRTQLDQIRQSTRQQMDAILTAEQKEQMRVAREQRQRPNITLTEDQKARMRQVREDAKRRMEAVLTPEQRQQMEQMRQQRMQRRQQGGSQQQS
- a CDS encoding response regulator transcription factor, which codes for MHILYVEDEAKIANFVRTGLKEQGFVVDYCENGDEGYARAIDNDYDVIVLDIMLPGKDGLSILKNLRQAKRNVPIILLTARNELDDRIAGLNLGADDYLSKPFFVEELVARIHAVVRRTSGERQNLLAVGPIQLDRITREVTCHQHTVELTTREFNLLEYLMRSPGRVFTRTQILEHVWGYDFNPNTNVVDVCIQRIRKKIDSSEGSSWIESVRGVGYRFRNLNV
- a CDS encoding ATP-binding protein, with product MIQKGMRDKLRSLLPIFSARLSQRIVFWVFVSIVVVEAIILVPSVYRRKQELLSQLSEIVDGKVEVIQLYSGNSSDKEVFAHIQQLERVSAVLGGKLYRPNGDLVGEFGESPELSLSLVNRSGIWQRENWNGIRFDVARSLSLSGKKYILILRYDSSHIGQELQAFIWRITGLVLLISVFVTITTMIVLSLLVINPILLLRRDLLVAGESVTNNSSIPKFQSSVYHISDELKEVIAAFEKMYRQIYEEITHRQKSENALRESEVNLKERAQQLQQTLQELRQTQVHLIQSEKMSSLGQLVAGIAHEINNPVSFIDGNLQHALNYFQSLLQLLEEYQQAFPEATPTIQQSIEDIDLDFLLRDLPKLLESMKSGTERIREIVISLRSFSRLDEAEIKTVDIHAGIDSTLAILQSRLKDNADYPEIQTILNYGNLPPVECYPGQLNQVFLQILTNAIDSLESRFANNPLEKMPTIQIYTEVINDRAVIRIVDNGIGITEEVQKRLFDPFFTTKAVGKGTGLGLAVSYQIVVDLHQGEIECISADGEGAEFAIKIPICQRITEKSSKL
- a CDS encoding anti-sigma factor, coding for MEPLEHSEQLEHLLAGYVLGDLTPEEAARVYQLIESDPNLAAEVHHLQSTLALLPLSLPSAKPPENLRSRILQAARDPNSAEISKSKSKFNHWIGSHKWKLAVAWGSLAAILVAGLGIETYRLHQKLAIANSENQRLDGELKTARATLDRIGQENLVTSHQELSRYREVVNLLRQPNKRFLNLRGMDSMPSSSGSLVIAPRTDTAILLLQDVPSLPKGKVYRMWAFVNGKKMSCAEFQPNEKGQVFLQLPLDKWGGTTKVVVTIEPDREIDQPTGEKVIIGT
- a CDS encoding sigma-70 family RNA polymerase sigma factor, which codes for MWSVEFAGSSNMTLSDRSDTELIRALQSGDLSALGILYNRYGEAVYRLALRILSNAQEAEDLTQEVFLTFWRTGSYDPNRGAVLVFLLTMTRSRAINRLHQARSQQQLLQRFKRSSPIDASDVPMEHASLKELSHRVSEALQTLPENQRQVLEMAYYDGLSQSEITQQLNIPLGTVKTRSRQGLLKLRQLLKDLVE
- a CDS encoding cytochrome c biogenesis protein CcdA encodes the protein MNTDDLGWRRLHKWIFPAFLFVGTVLLILIANRFSELSSGVDRIISLIENSYQQWFEQRNTSNPVVLISLAFLGGLLASFSPCILALLPVNLSYIGTLKITSRWDAFRKAGLFVLGAVTVLSLFGLLSSFATTIIVDFKGVVHLIVGAIILVMGFSFAGLIHLPLPSAQISLPLNGPYAVGLTFALVSSPCASPVLFAVLAAAAATNSQFLSVMTMVSYALGYTAIIFLSSLFTGFVKQSRVLLHHSDWVIRLGSATLMLAGGYYVVSGIRWFF
- a CDS encoding thioredoxin family protein is translated as MKSHFKPFSLLSLGIGSIVAILGVTTILNVSISEVSNAREIRVAAATAKPLAQELQGKPVVVDIYATWCAGCKNIAPTLSRLKQEYRDKAHFVVFDVTDRNTTQAAEAKARQLGLSEFLAANKSQTSMVAIIDPATGTILKQFRNNPNQADYKAVLDTAISQMAKK
- a CDS encoding heavy metal-responsive transcriptional regulator; amino-acid sequence: MLAQEPLKLIGSVARESGVPIKTIRYYEELGLLKPSDRTEGKYRLFDSDVLNRLRFIKRAQKLGLTLAEIKEFLNIHDRGDLPCDRVKVKLQNQLQAIDEQIQQLLMLKLQLEGLLSDSETINQTIEETICPIIESA